The Nicotiana tomentosiformis chromosome 2, ASM39032v3, whole genome shotgun sequence genome includes the window taggtgcctcaacatcggtgtccataacccagaccaaatggtaaatgcatcctttgttgatcattttcgtggccttaagataagaaataaacctacccttcggcaatcaagcttggaaaaacatgaataaagccaatccatccccattatcacatcaaaattgaccattctcaattcaataagatcggtcaaggtgtcccgaccacgcaacgtgacaacacaatccctataaacccgcgcgaccAAAATAGGCTCACTAACCGGAGAAGATACAGAGAACAACTTATAAAGTTGTTCTGGttatatcccaaattccatagcaaaataaggtgtgacatatgacaaagtggaaccgggatcaataagagcatatacatcatgagactggacagtcaatatacctgtgacaacatctggagaagcctctgaattttggcgacccctcatagcatagaaacggcgggatcctcccgaactctatgctccacccctagctacacCATGCCATGTGgttgttggagtgcctcgagctggaggaggtgctgcggatgtagtagctgcagagcTAGCTGGTTGTGCCacgcccctgcccgcaccctggcgggacgcacgacaatctctctgaatgtgacccctcaatctacatccgtagcatatgggtaagtccatgtagcatattcctaggtgcatctttctaCACCTAGGACATGGGGGCCTCCTCTATTGCTGGAATCTACCAATATGATGACCCTGTTGATTGGATCCCCTATTGCCCTAACTGGGCCTGAAACGTTTCCATTattgctgctgactgggccctgatggcggtgcactagccgaagactgagcaaaggactgtgatggccctgatgaccctcttCTAAAGGCTGACCTGCCgtcaccagaagaaccaccaaagttgctcgtagaccgggccttattactaccctctcgctccattctgttccttaatttgtgggtctctgtggcttgagcgaatgccatcatctttccatagttcatatcacaattcatggctgttgtagcggcctcattaattatcaagggactaaggccctgtacaaatcggcACACTCTAGCCTcgatagtgggcaacatgtaaataacatgcttagacaggtacgcgaatctcatatggtaatcccacacactcaggctaccttgccttaagttctcaaactcagcagcacgagCTTCCTTattctcggcaggcaagaaatgatcaataaaggcatcggcaaactcaccccacctcgccggagggctcccttcttcacgggactccttcCATAGTTCAAaataagaatatgccacctctttcaggtggtaggaggccaattccactgcctatGTCTcaatagcacgcataactcggagagttttgtgcatctcatcaatgaagtcctggggatttTCCTCTGGggtagtacccgtgaacactgtaGGATCCAAcaggagaaacctgttcaccctggaactagtagaatcccctggctgacaagaagaagtgggtgcaacatttgatctctgggcctgggatgccactatctgagccaatatttgtatggctcccctaagatcaacatcagaaacaccagaatcggaagctggaactggaggtggaactggtatatcagttggagggaccgttgcaccctcagtaggtgtagggacaggtgcggtctgattagttgtagtagagtcaggcaatGTAGttactggaggaatattctcactcctcgggtgctcacctgcatcatcaattataggatcaactgtcactcctggggtgacattggctctttggccagttcttgctttcttcttaggtgccatgtgctgaaaattagagcaactcaagagttaaaggaggaacaattaccattagctttatcgcacgatcgagaacctgaaagaagggtattattcctaactGCCCAtttagcatcctaattatagatgtggccGACAACACAcagataataaggactctactagacacgactccgatacatcctaggacactttaaagtcttaggctctgataccaagtttgtcacgccccaaaatcgaggagcacgactagcgctcaaccaagtgaacccgaccgagaaagcctgttagatttccttctacccaaactcatccacgaatagagataatacgcattttcattaattagacaaaaaggtgttcatctctacaataccaattcattaccaatagttttcatcatttttcttaAAGTCTCAAgtgggacaagtaatacaaccacaacataacataatttgtctttcccagcaccaatacacaacccatataaagtatgtctacaaagcctctatagataaagaagagtacaatgataataccggcaacaaggccccgactatacctcaaacagaattcataaagtacaaaagattcatgacgcccaggatgaagtggggctcaccaagtcagctgggaagaaggtgtactgctatcaataatcaatatctcctgccGTGGAACCATCTACATCCATTTagagatgcagtgcccccggcaaaagggacgttagtactgtcgaatagcactagtatgtataactaaacaccctctcaatagaatgacaaataatacaaacaagatgatcataatatcaatgaaagccttaatcaacatcaaacctcaatttaggatcaagacagtgttcaaattaatttccatatctcatattgggagatttttagtattgatatgccattgtccacaataccattattcacaaaaccagtaccaccgtattctcagcacggagtccgatcacaacccgatcggctaggctatctcattagagaaatcaaccacaattactctaaatatcaataccactgtctttaacacggagtccgatcacgactcgatcggctaggctatccattaggaacatcgaccacaatcacaatttcaattataaattccagcacaatcaccaccatatgtgcggcatggtatccgatcacgacccgaccggctaggctgtcttattcaagacatcaacctttttatatcaaccatcgcatttcatattactttcaagtattttcatttcattggcactaatggccataattataagatcattcttggcacattggccatatttagtatttcatgctcaccttttcaatttcaattatcatcatcatcaacaacaacaaatacaactcaaatcaaggtgtgtagtacatatgtgagcaatttagagtctaaggcacatagagatatttcacaaaaattggcataatagccttcgtttgaacttgacctAAAgttgaaacattattaatgcacaacccatattttaacacatcctcaattggtaacctaacatgaataaagcatttgggatacttgttgaacatatatatttcaacccaatcttactcggaatagccaattttataatgaatcactcgggacttacataatttacataaatatcgcgggattcaattctaagagaagagtttagccaacatatctcaatcgagcttccttaaactctaaaatattccgtaattcttagcaacttcaatctatttttgaaatataacaaattgaaccaaaattaggaagatgattatggttctagattatttgagcattttatcaaacactaggtgtgcattaaggtttcaaggtccttttatggaggatatcatcaccccacaacccaatctttaccatttttagctcaataatcttcctacaccctttgataacatatgcatgtaaaataaacaactctcatgccgaaatattatctttttaattacccatttctagacaaaattcgaaattgagggttagggtgtagaatcttacctctaggatgaagacctagtgagtttcccttcttaatcttccaaaacttgagcaataattgaagaacaattattgaagaacaccttctcactctagggcactctctctcactctaaaatgtcagattatagctgAAAATgtcccaaagagtgtatttaacgaagtagggtcgggttttaaaaatccaaaaatggagctccggaacaaggtctgcgatcgcataatcaatatgcggaccacacaattgctgaccaaaacgacctaaaatctgtctgtgtctgcggtcactatgcggcccacgtaactgttttgcgatcgcataatgcaccgcagaacagttatgcggtcgcatagtcgaccgcataattgcttccagaaTGAACCTCTcatgcctcacttctgcggccattatgcggcccgcagagtgattctgcagtcgcataatggatcgcagaaacacacttttctgccaaaacttttcctttactttccggtgcattattaaacccaaaaggtccgagcctggtccggcaccatgaaatattatttttcctttgcaaaattttacggggccttacattctcccccacttaggatcagtcatccttgaatgagggtaaaaatctctTATTAGCATCAcatgcaactcagtttttcatacTACACACCAACAACcctaaatttgactaactccctaaatttccaaaattttcactagagtttcctttgtaactgggcctatccacctgttagagagcgCCAGAAATACATCTTagcaacatatacataatcctacgacgtaacataatacgaaaCAACATCaattgtggcctcataagcaatatatttctagaaaggaacacccttaatgccaattgttcaaatgatacaaaatttataaaaagtaagtcttataattgtttttctagatcacaactttataaatacatggttatttaaacaaataaggatactttttcttcatttcttcctcggcctcccaagtagcctcttcaacatgTTGGTTTCGCTATAACACTTTCaaggaggcaatttctttatttctcaattttcggacttgccgatcatgaaacattatttttccttgtaaaattttacggggccttacagtaaATTTCCATTCATAGAattgctctcacaaatgccaaggtatgccaaattcttgaaggagatcctgacaaagaagagaaagatagaagaGACATCGgtagtcaagctcacagagcattgcagcgcaatcttgcaaaacaaactcccacaaaagtgtggagatccaaggagttttactataccttgctcattaggcactcttaattttgatagtctttgtgtgattctggtgcctcaattaatttaatgcctttgtctatttacaggaagctGGAGAATGATATTGGAGAGAAAAGTTCTGCACCgatatctttgcagctggtagACCAAACAACTTTGATACCCGAGGAGATAGTAGAAGATGTCTTAGTTAGGGTAAATAAATTTGTGTTAcctgtagatttcatagtggtgaggatggaggagaacaaggagatACCCTtaatcttaggaagaccattattagcaacgggtagagcaatttttgatatacatgatagaaagctcatgcttagagtgggtgaggagacagtGACTTTCTAGATGAATGTGGAGATGGGGGTGAGAAAGGAGAAGCCAACTACAAATGTTGAGTTGAAAGTGAAGAGTTCAAATGAGAAGGCTGCAGCGAGTGAGGAAGATttgtgtggggtgtaccccaagaaggctgagaagaagttatctgcatggatgtgtgcactagttcagACGAGAAGAATGGAGctcgacttcgactcagaccccgactagagatttagggaagtttcctctaccttatactttttaattgtgtatcatggggacatgccacaacttaaagtgtggggtgggggttatttgtatgtatgtatgtatgtatattagtcttATTTTTTGTTTGTAAGTTTTAGTAGTTTGATAGAAAAAATTTGGAAaaccataaaattttaaatttttgatttttaacgacgatggatatcattcgacaggtttcttgagggattaaaattgaaagaaaaagacaaggattttattttgttaggtagtgtattaattcccccttagtttttctttgtgccgcagttcttttccaaggattttgtttgaaccgggtgtagttagttttatttttagaagtaggaaaccCTGTGCTATAATTTGAATTAGAAggaatatctcttgactttattatgccttgagaatagtaaatgctttagttgtgacgcttaggctccgTTTTTGACTCTTTCATAAGTACCTTAATTTGTATAAGTTTAACTTTGttaaactgctttgactagagtgtcttgatgagttcgatactgagtgagttatgtgccatgtgtgtgtgagtttttgtgttattctatgcattgcatttgatgtctagaacttgccccgtgtgtttgcaaagagaaatagtaGTATTATGctgtcttggaagtgatataggcattttgttgagccagttatatgcttttacccacctaattgttatgtattttagttaacccctttgagcctgtaatcctgtttcatTGGCAACTACATCACAAGCCTTACCTATTTGCTTAAATTGACCATTTATTTGAACCTTTTATGTCTCGTGGggacttgaaattgttatgaactttataaaagttgaagtgtggggttattgggttggtttttgagtggaactaatgaaataaggagaaaggtacaCTGTTTTGAAAAAAGTATGAGCCACTTaaattgagaaagaaaaaaatatagttgtattgttatgaaaattattcattgataagtggtaaatcttgatgtaattgtgcttaaagaagtggggagttaatgtatattgatgtgaaggtggagttttgaaaaagtgtggggttttgaaaaaaaaaggaatgtatgtattaaagttcttagagaggtgtagtcactattatatctaaatgtatcctacccggcTCGCaacttacattacaaccaattaaagtcctacttgatccttgacttacTGAACTCAATTAGTGGAGTAAtgcactacgggcaagcctatggttcatcttttgtggcatatgaatgtttttccgagagtgagtgaattctttctaccttgagttcctatttgttcttaATCTCCACTGAGTGTGGAACTAATCTCCATTATTgcgtgagggcacttgattcatgaaggaaaggtaatgtcgttgacctctatgttagggtaagtgagcaggttataaataatgcgtggtacttgtgagtcaaatcttgaggtgaagatgttacactattgtgcttagtctattttaaatattcttggtatggtgagttatgagagttgtgtaatgaggtcgtgtctatataaagtgtaatttgattgctcaaggacgagcaatggtttaagtgtggggtgttgatggtaagCTATAATCTCaagttttagtcgcttattgcactctgatttactacactttaattgcgtttgagctttaattgttagtgttttgcacttattgtgtgtttcaTGCCTTGTAAGAGTGATTTTGAGTTATATAGATATTGTGAAACTAATTCgagttatttggagctttgaagtctgagtaaaatcccaaaggAATAAGCCggaatcgtgttcggggatcgagGATCACTGCTGgacgtcaaaattcaaggaagaatcaaCTGCTGAAAAAATACACTAGTGCGACGCACTATGCGACACAACAGTGTAAATTTATCTTAGAAATTGGCAAAGTTCATAGGCTACCCAGGTACGCGAGCGCGCACTGGGCGCGCAAAATAGGCAGTATACTGGCCAAAGTACGCGGCCATATATGCGAGCACACTCCCAGGTGCCCGACCGCGCACGTCCTATTCCGGAAAgagtcctatttcgcgtaggagaagTTGTGTTCGTTTgtgcccgaccctacttggtatatatacatggaaaaattgtattttttggacttttgacacatcaaAGACCTAGGGAGgttaaggaggagttggagaagcaaaagaacaaggagttcatcattcaatcctcacttaagacaagagtttggatcgttttatattttcctttactttaaacatacttgttatgaattgctccatatctatggagtagttctctttaggatttgatagatttggtgtattgatatttgtttgtggattataagtctagtttttatgtattgaatcgttttggctgatttaattgttgcatctatattcatatgttcatgtaatcgtgggaggcataacttgtgatatcgtaGCATTATCgtttttggttgagttcattaattcttcttagttatcgaaataggctagttgaattattgtttaaccctagttaggaggataatcgagagaagttctcctaaagaccaatccactacgaattcttgcataacttcactgagcttaaattggttcatattgtgaggttgagacttaatcgagagaggagtttctactaaatatttgaactaataattgagtgaattcaagagactcacttgcacattagaagtgaattaactagagttaagtCCCAgatatttatcttgcacctatccaatcaatcccttttttctcccattgatatcttccttgcttacttttgttcggGTATCATTCGTTAATAAGTTAGACTCTTaggtaattttagttttaatcatataaatctcaattgttgatcaccttggatagcaatcaagctataaactacgaaaatattatttaactccaatctatgtggatacgatattatattatactatatttgactagcgagcatatttaagtgtgtgttttgcgctcgtcagtgTTCACATGCACTGTTcttgaggaggacccccaggactttattgatgacatgcacaagactctccgagttatgcgtgctactgagaaagagggagtggagttggcctcctactgcCTAAAAGGGGTGGCCTCTTCTTGGTTTGAtatgtgggaggagtcccgtgaggaggggagccctccagcgaggtggagCGAGTTCAtcgatgcctttatggatcatttcttgcctgccgagactaaggcggcCCATGCTACTGAGTTTAAGAGCCTGAAGCAGGGTAacatgaatgtgtgggagtaccatatgaagttcgcgcgcctgtccaagtatgctattcacatgttgcccactatggaggctagggtgcgccggtttgtgcagggccttatcCTTAGTTATTAAGGAGGCCTCTACAACTGCCTTggattctgatatgaactatgggaagatggtggcattttctcaagctacagaggatTGTAAACTGAAAAATAGAAGGGAGTGAGAGGGTAGCAGCAAGGTCCGGACCGCGGGCAACttgggtggttcttctggtggtagTAGGTCtgcatttaggggagggtcatcagggccatctcagtcattcgctcagtcttcgatgagtgcaccaccatccgggcccagtcagggcaataggggaccccaccagcagggtcggcctggagggagattccagcagcagcggaggcccccatgccctaagtatgggaggatgcactttggggcctGCTTCATAGACCTACCAATATGATACATgtgtggtatgaggggtcacattcagagggattgcttATCGTCCCGCCGGATCATGGGCAGAGGTGCAACACAGCCAGctagttctgtagctactacatccacaacacctcctccagctcgaggcaccccagcaccggTAGGGCGTGATGCAGGTAGGGGTGGTGCACAGTGTTCGGGAGGACCCatcagattttatgctatgcgaaGGCATCTGGATTTAGCGGCttttccagatgttgtcacatatatattgactgtccaatcccatgctgtatatgctcttattgatccctgttccactttgtcatatgttactccttatgttgatatggaatttgggatagtaccagaacaacttcatgagtcgttcattgtatctactccagttggcgagtctattgcGGCCGCGTGGATTTATAGGGAttatgttgtcacggtgcgtggttgGGACagcatggccgatctcattgaattggggatggttgattttgatgtaataatggggatggattggctttattcatgtttcgcTAAGCTTTATTGTCGAACCAGAATAGTTAGGTTTAAATTTCGAAATGAGttagtgattgaatggaaggaggatgatgtggtgccgaaggataggtttatttcttaccttaaggccacaaagatgattaacaaggggtgtatctaccatttggtctaGGTTATGGAGAGCGATgatgaggcacctacacttgagtccatgCCTGCTGTGAATGAATTTTCGAGGGTCTTTCCGGAagagctccctgggatcccgcCAGACAGGGAGTTTGATTttaggattgatgtgatgccaggcacgcaacctatatTTATTCTGCCCTACAGAATGTCACCGAAAGaactgaaggagctaaaggaataattgaaggagttgttagagaagggtttcatccggccgagtgtgtcgccttggggtgcaccaatcctttttgtaaggaagaaagatgggtcactgagaatgtgtattgactatcggcagctcaacaaggtcacgatcaagaataaatacccactgccaaggatatatgacttgtttgaccaattgcaaggtgttAAGTacttctcaaagattgatttaagatccggttatcaccaattgaagattagggagcaggatattccgaaaatagctttcaggacccggtatgagCACTTTTAATTATTGGTAATgttttttgggctaacaaatgccccggtagCTTTCATAGATCTTATGAACCGAGTTTTAAAGCCGTTCcccgactcttttgtgatagtgttcattgacga containing:
- the LOC138906033 gene encoding uncharacterized protein; translated protein: MPRYAKFLKEILTKKRKIEETSVVKLTEHCSAILQNKLPQKKLENDIGEKSSAPISLQLVDQTTLIPEEIVEDVLVRVNKFVLPVDFIVVRMEENKEIPLILGRPLLATGRAIFDIHDRKLMLRVGEETVTF